The Xanthomonas indica sequence TGGCCGATGCGATGCCGCAGATCGTGTTCACCGCCACGCAGGACGGTCACGTCGACTACTTCAACCGCCGTTGGTACGAGTACACCGGGTTGCCGGTTGGCGAGGCTGGTTATGACAGCTGGCGCCATGTGCACACCGAGGAAGGCCTGGCACGGGTGATGGAGGTGTGGCCGGAGGCGCTGCGCAGCGGCAAGCCGTACGAGATCGAGTACCCGCTGCGCCGTCACGACGGCGAGTACCGCTGGCATCTCGGCCGTGCCCTGCCGATCCGCGACGACAGCGGCCGCATCATGCGCTGGATCGGCACCAATACCGACATCCACGACCGCCGCCTGGTCGAGCAGCGCCTGCAGGAAAGCGAGCTGCGCTTCCGCCAGCTGTGCGACAACGCCCCGGTCATGATCTGGATGTCCAATGCCGACGGCGATTGCGAGTACATCAGCCGCCAGTGGTATCTGTTCACCGGGCAGAGCGAGCAGGAAGCGCTGGGCAGCGGTTGGCAGGAACAGGTCCATGCCGACGACCTGGCGGCGGTCGGCCGCACCCTGGCGCGCGCCTGCGCCGACCGCCGCGCCTACACGCTGGAGTACCGCCTGCGCCGCCACGATGGCGAGTATCGCTGGTGCCTGGCGAGCGCCACGCCGCGCTTCAGCTCGTCCGGCCAATTCCTCGGTTTCATCGGCTCGCTGCTGGACATCGCCGAACGCAAGCGCATCGAGAATGCGACCACCGCCGAGCGCGCCGCGCTGGAGATGATCACCACCGGCAAGCCGCTCAACGCGGTGCTGGAGGCGATCGCGCGCGGCATCGAGTCGCAGAGCGATGTCGGCTTGCGCTGCACCATCATGCTGGTCGACGAGCATCGCCAGTGCCTGCTGGAAGGGGCGGCGCCCAGCATGCCGCCCGCCTTCCGCAAGGCGGTGCAACGCTTGCCGATCGGTCCCGAAACCGGTTGCTGCGGACGCGCCGCCTACCTGCGCCGGCAGGTGCTGTGCAGCGATGTGCGGGTGAATCCGCATTGGCAGGCCTACCTCGCCACCGCCCTGGAGGCGGACATCATCGCCTGCTGCTCGACGCCGATCCTGGCCAGCGACGGCGAGGTCCTGGGCGTGGTCGCGCTGTACTACCCGTTCGTGCACTACCCCAATCCGCACGAGCAGGACCTGGCGCGCTCGGCCTCGCACCTGGCCGGCATCATCATCGAGCGCCGCGGCACCGACCTGCGCCTGCAACAGTTGCTCGCCGCCGAGCAGAGCGCGCGCAGCGAGGCCGAGCGCGCCAGCCGCATGAAGGACGAATTCCTGGCCACGCTCAGCCACGAGCTGCGCACGCCGCTGAACGCGATCCTGGGCTGGTCGCGGCTGATGCAGGACGAGACGGTGCGCGAGAAGGACCTGGTCAGGGGCCTGGAAGTGATCGAACGCAGCGCCCACTCGCAGGCGCAGATCATCGACGACCTGCTGGACATGAGCGCGATCCTGTCCGGCAAGGTGCACCTGGAGCCTGACGAGCTGGACCTGCGTGCGCTGCTCGCCGAGACCATCGATGCGGCCCGTCCCGGTGCGCAGAACAAGGGCATCGACATCGTGCTGGTCGCCGACGACGCCACCGCCCTGCCCCATCTGGGCGATCCGGTGCGGCTGCAGCAGGTGCTGACCAACCTGATCGGCAATGCGATCAAGTTCACCCCCAGCGCCGGCACCGTCACGGTGACCCTGGACAGCACCAGCACCCACGTGCGCATCGCCATCGGCGATACCGGCATCGGCATCGACCCGGCGTTCCTGCCGCACGTGTTCGACCGCTTCCGCCAGGCCGATGCGAGCAGCACGCGCAGCGCCGGCGGCCTCGGCCTGGGCCTGGCGATCGCCAAGCAACTGGCCGAACTGCACCAGGGGCAGTTGTCGGTGAGCAGCGACGGCGTCGGCCTCGGCGCGACCTTCACCCTGCTGCTGCCGCGCAACGACCTGCACGGCCTGGACGCGATCCGCCGCGGCGACGACGCGGCGATGCCCGGCGGCACGCTGCGCCGCGGCGGCATCCGCCTGGACGGCGTGCGCGTGCTGGTGGTGGACGACGACATGGATTCGCGCGGCGTCACCCAGCGCTTCCTGCAGGAAGCCGGCGCCGTGGTCGAGACCGCGGTCTGCGCCGACGACGCCGAGGCGTTGCTGCGCGAACGGCCGTATGCGCTGCTGGTCAGCGACGTCGGCATGCCGCGCCGCGACGGCCATAGCCTGATCCGCAGCGTCCGTACCCGCGGCGCTGGCGCGGCCAGCCGCATCCCGGCCATCGCGCTGACTGCCTACGTGCGCAGCGAGGATCGCGCGCTGGCCCTGGAAGCCGGCTTCGATGCACATCTGGGCAAGCCGGTGGATCCGGTCAAGTTGCTTGGACTGGCCGCATCGCTGGTGGCACCGCCGCCGGCCACGCTCGCCACCGACCAGAGCTCGCGCGCCGAACCGGCCTGATCCGGCGCAGTGCACGACCGCAGCTTGCAGTCGCGACGGCAGCGACCGGCGCAGGCGCGCCGGCCTTCCTCCTGTAACCTCAGCCGCGCTTGGCGCGGGCGAACGCGTCGGCCAGCGCACTGTTCACCGGTGCCGCCGCCGTGGCCGGACGCGGCCTGGCGTTGCCGCCGCCCGGGGTGCCGCGCCCGTCGCGCTCGCGCCGCGGCGGGCCACCGGCGCCCCGCGCGCCGCTGTCGCGTTCGGCCGGACGCGCCGGTGCCGGCGTGTCGTCCAGGCGCCGGGTCAGCGCGATGCGCTTGCGCGCCACGTCGACCTCCAGCACCTTGACCTTGACGATGTCGCCGGCCTTGACCACGTCGCGCGGATCCTTGACGTAGCTGTCCGAGAGCGCGGAGATGTGCACCAGGCCGTCCTGGTGCACGCCGATGTCGACGAACGCGCCGAACGCGGCGACGTTGCTGACCACGCCCTCCAGCACCATGCCCGGCTTGAGGTCCTTGATGTCTTCCACGCCCTCGGCGAAACGCGCGGCCTTGAACTCCGGACGCGGGTCGCGGCCGGGCTTTTCCAGTTCCTTGAGGATGTCGCGCACGGTCGGCAGGCCGAACTTCTCGTCGGTGAACTGGTCCGGCTTGAGCCCGCGCAGGAAGCCGCCGTCGCCGATCAGCGCCTTGATCGGTTTACCGGTGGCGCCGACGATGCGCTCCACCACCGGATAGGCTTCCGGGTGCACCGCCGAGGCATCCAGCGGTTCCTCGCCATCGGCGATGCGCAGGAAGCCGGCGCATTGCTCGAAGGTCTTCTCGCCCAGCCGCGGCACCTTGAGCAGATCCTTGCGGCGCTTGAACGGGCCGTTGTCGTCGCGGTGGCGCACGATGTTCTCGGCCACGCTCGACGACAGCCCGGACACGCGCGACAGCAGCGCCGCCGAGGCGGTGTTGACATACACACCGACCGCGTTCACGCAGTCCTCCACGCGCGCGTCCAGCGCCCGCGCCAGACGGTACTGGTCGACGTCGTGCTGGTACTGGCCCACGCCGATGGCCTTGGGCTCGATCTTGACCAGCTCCGCCAGCGGATCCTGCAGGCGCCGCGCGATCGACACTGCACCGCGCAGCGACACGTCGAGCTGCGGGAACTCCTTGGCGGCGAATTCGGAAGCCGAATACACCGAGGCGCCGGCCTCGCTGACCACGATCTTCTCCAGCTTCAGCTGCGGGTTCTGCTTGATCAGGTCCGCGGCCAGCTTGTCGGTCTCGCGGCTGGCGGTGCCGTTGCCGATCGCGATCAGTTCCACGCCGTGCTGCGTGCACAGCTGCCGCAGCGTGTGCAGCGACTGGTCCCACTGCCGGCGCGGCTCGTGCGGGTAGATGGTGTCGGTCGCCAGCAGCTTGCCGGTGGCGTCGACCACCGCGACCTTGCAGCCGGTGCGGATGCCCGGGTCCAGGCCCAGGGTCACGCGCGGCCCGGCCGGCGCCGCCAGCATCAGGTCCTGCAGATTGTCGCCGAATACCGCGATCGCCTCGGCCTCGGCCTTTTCGCGGGCCTGGTTGAACAGGTCCAGCAGCAGGTGCATGTGCAGCTTGGCGCGCCAGGTCATGCGGCAGGCATCCAGCAGCCAGCGGTCGCCGGGGCGGCCCTGGTTGGCGATGCCGGCGCGCAGCGCGACGCGGCCCTCGGCGTACTGGTGGCCGGCCTCGGCCTCGCTGCCCGGATCCAGTTCCAGGTACACGATCTCCTCGCGGCGCGCACGGAACAGCGCCAGCAACCGGTGCGAGGGAATCTTGGCCAGCGCTTCGGCATGATCGAAGTAGTCGCGGTACTTGGCGCCTTCCTGCTCCTTGCCCTCGGCCACACGGGCGCGGATCACCCCGACCTCGCCCAGCCAACTGCGCAATTCGCCGACCAGCGCGGCGTCTTCGCCCCAGCGCTCCATCAGGATCGCGCGTGCGCCTTCCAGCGCGGCCTTGACGTCGGCCACGCCCTTTTCCGCATCGACGAAGCCGGCGGCAAAGGTTTCCGGGACCAGCGCCGGATCGGCCAGCAGGCCGTCGGCCAGTGGCTCCAGCCCCGCTTCGCGGGCGATCTGCGCACGCGTGCGGCGCTTGGGCTTGTACGGCAGATAGAGATCTTCCAGCCGCGACTTGGTGTCGGCGGCGACGATCTCCGCGCGCAGTTCGTCGCTGAGCTTGCCCTGCTCGGCGATGCTGGCCAGCACCGCGGCGCGGCGCTCTTCCAACTCACGCAGATAGGTCAGGCGCACTTCCAGGTTGCGCAACTGGGTGTCGTCCAACCCGCCGGTGACTTCCTTGCGGTAGCGCGCGATGAACGGGACGCTGGCGCCCTCGTCGAGCAGGGCGATGGCGGCGCGCGCCTGCGCCGGCTGCGCGCCGATCTCGGCGGCGATGGTGTGGGCGATCTGCTGGGCGAGCTGAGTGTCGTGCATTGCGTCCGGCCGAAGCCGCCTTGCGGAAAACCCGCATTTTCGCAGTGCGCGCGCCGCCGGGGAACCCGTTGACAGGCGCGCGCCGACCTGTCGCGTCAGGTAACCCCGGTGGGACCGTCCAGCACCATGCGCACCTTGCGGATCAGCTCCTGGCGGTTGTAGGGCTTGGCCAGCACCTCGAACTCGTTGCCGCCGGCATCGGTGCGCTCGATCGAGGATTCGGCATAGCCGGTAGTCAGCAGCACCTTGATCTTGGGCCGGCGCCGCCGCGCCTCGCGCGCCAGCATCACGCCGTTGAGGCCGCCCGGCATGATCAGATCCGAATACAGCAGGTCCACGTGCACGCCGGTATCGAGCAGTTCCAGGGCCTCGCGGGCATTGTAGACCACGTGCGTGGCATAGCCCTGGTCCTCCAGGAACAGCCGCGCCAACTCGGCAATGTCCGGCCGGTCCTCGACGATCAGGATGGTCTCGTCGCCCTGGCGGTCGAACGGACGGCGCGTGCGCGAATCGCGCGGCGCCATGTTCTCGACGTTGTCGTCGATCGGGAAGTACAGGCGCACGGTGGTGCCGTGGCCCTCTTCGGAATAGAGGCGCACCGCGCCGCCGGACTGCTTGGCGAAGCCGTACACCATCGACAGGCCCAGGCCGGTGCCCTTGCCCTCTTCCTTGGTGGTGAAGAACGGATCCAGCACCCGCGCCAGCACCTCCGGCGGCATGCCGCTGCCGTTGTCGGTGATCGACACGCACACGTAGTGACCCGGCAGCAGGTTGTCGTAGGTGGTGGGCTCGTCGGCGCGCACCGAGACGTTGCGGGTCTGGAT is a genomic window containing:
- a CDS encoding Tex family protein, which produces MHDTQLAQQIAHTIAAEIGAQPAQARAAIALLDEGASVPFIARYRKEVTGGLDDTQLRNLEVRLTYLRELEERRAAVLASIAEQGKLSDELRAEIVAADTKSRLEDLYLPYKPKRRTRAQIAREAGLEPLADGLLADPALVPETFAAGFVDAEKGVADVKAALEGARAILMERWGEDAALVGELRSWLGEVGVIRARVAEGKEQEGAKYRDYFDHAEALAKIPSHRLLALFRARREEIVYLELDPGSEAEAGHQYAEGRVALRAGIANQGRPGDRWLLDACRMTWRAKLHMHLLLDLFNQAREKAEAEAIAVFGDNLQDLMLAAPAGPRVTLGLDPGIRTGCKVAVVDATGKLLATDTIYPHEPRRQWDQSLHTLRQLCTQHGVELIAIGNGTASRETDKLAADLIKQNPQLKLEKIVVSEAGASVYSASEFAAKEFPQLDVSLRGAVSIARRLQDPLAELVKIEPKAIGVGQYQHDVDQYRLARALDARVEDCVNAVGVYVNTASAALLSRVSGLSSSVAENIVRHRDDNGPFKRRKDLLKVPRLGEKTFEQCAGFLRIADGEEPLDASAVHPEAYPVVERIVGATGKPIKALIGDGGFLRGLKPDQFTDEKFGLPTVRDILKELEKPGRDPRPEFKAARFAEGVEDIKDLKPGMVLEGVVSNVAAFGAFVDIGVHQDGLVHISALSDSYVKDPRDVVKAGDIVKVKVLEVDVARKRIALTRRLDDTPAPARPAERDSGARGAGGPPRRERDGRGTPGGGNARPRPATAAAPVNSALADAFARAKRG
- a CDS encoding PAS domain-containing protein, whose product is MEQWPKSLLTALSICLNSRFPMAVRWGERQFNLYNDAYVPILGLRHPQGFARPMEEVWPDVWPEVRTQADQVMASGESTWNEHIPLTMMRNGYSEQVYFTFSYSPLFDDDGHIAGVLCVCTEDTARITLARERDALLKALDAQRAQMADAFEQSPAALAILRGPDYVIETVNRRYQQLVGPREVVGRPLTEAIPEIQEQGIIGLLDNVRSSGQPFIDESMTFQLCRTTHEATSETTLECVYQPMHDAEGKVSGILVHGIDRTEQARAQAHDSFLLMLEDALQNLHSAEAICETGAAMLGQHLGASRCAYAIVEADEDAFDVRADYVDGATHLTGRSRFSDFGSDLLDCMRENRPWVVQDTETHRPPMRTDDPNYRRLGMRAVLTAPLHKAGRLVAAIGVHQTQPRVWMSAEIELVRLVAARCWESMERAGAQRELASSAARLSELADAMPQIVFTATQDGHVDYFNRRWYEYTGLPVGEAGYDSWRHVHTEEGLARVMEVWPEALRSGKPYEIEYPLRRHDGEYRWHLGRALPIRDDSGRIMRWIGTNTDIHDRRLVEQRLQESELRFRQLCDNAPVMIWMSNADGDCEYISRQWYLFTGQSEQEALGSGWQEQVHADDLAAVGRTLARACADRRAYTLEYRLRRHDGEYRWCLASATPRFSSSGQFLGFIGSLLDIAERKRIENATTAERAALEMITTGKPLNAVLEAIARGIESQSDVGLRCTIMLVDEHRQCLLEGAAPSMPPAFRKAVQRLPIGPETGCCGRAAYLRRQVLCSDVRVNPHWQAYLATALEADIIACCSTPILASDGEVLGVVALYYPFVHYPNPHEQDLARSASHLAGIIIERRGTDLRLQQLLAAEQSARSEAERASRMKDEFLATLSHELRTPLNAILGWSRLMQDETVREKDLVRGLEVIERSAHSQAQIIDDLLDMSAILSGKVHLEPDELDLRALLAETIDAARPGAQNKGIDIVLVADDATALPHLGDPVRLQQVLTNLIGNAIKFTPSAGTVTVTLDSTSTHVRIAIGDTGIGIDPAFLPHVFDRFRQADASSTRSAGGLGLGLAIAKQLAELHQGQLSVSSDGVGLGATFTLLLPRNDLHGLDAIRRGDDAAMPGGTLRRGGIRLDGVRVLVVDDDMDSRGVTQRFLQEAGAVVETAVCADDAEALLRERPYALLVSDVGMPRRDGHSLIRSVRTRGAGAASRIPAIALTAYVRSEDRALALEAGFDAHLGKPVDPVKLLGLAASLVAPPPATLATDQSSRAEPA